Within the Zea mays cultivar B73 chromosome 10, Zm-B73-REFERENCE-NAM-5.0, whole genome shotgun sequence genome, the region gggctattcctaaattttcgtgatgttcgaaacatcgttgttccgaaaatcggtgcgtccggtgattatttaaaatccaTCGCTCGCGAAAATATgaaattcggaagcccgacccactcggatgatttttatcctatgcaaattaatttgaactcgacgactaaaatgttcggggTAAAATAATTCGAATCGCGCGAAATCTTGCACGAGGTTATGATCCAATTTATCCCTCAGCACGCTGCTTTGGCGAGCACAAGAGTAATGATTGGGCCTGTTTTTCCAGTGCGCTGTCTTCGGCAGAGAAATCGGGTGCTTGATTAGTGGATAAGATTTATCAGGTTAGACGAGTTAAGCGCAGACTAAATACCGTAGCCGAAATCATTTTAAATTGATTCGTTTACATTTCGCCGAGAATAGTCACGAAAGCTATCTAAACAAAATCTAGTCCTCGAACTTCCCATTCCGTGCTTCGGAGAATGAGATGTGTAGACCCTTTAGTTATCACTAAAAATCTTCTCTACAATTGTTATCTCATCTGTTGATCTTTTCTGTACTCCTCCAATCCTTATCTGTTTCACTCGATATTTCCTGGCATCATCATTCTTATCTCCTTCTCTCTGATTTTTTCAACCGCCGATCTCTGTCCTGATATTTTCTCGCGGTATTTATCTTCTCCCACGCGCGCACAGGCTTCTTGCTCCCTCGTGTCTTCCTCCTCTGCCGCAGCTCGCTTCCTCTCTGTTTGCCATGCGCCCAGCCGCCCTTCCTCTTCCTCTCGACGCCCTGCTTCTCTCCCGCCTCGCGGCCGTGGAGCTTCCCTGCTGGCGCGCCCCCGCTCCCTATTTGCCCCATCTCGCGGCGTCCCATCTCCCACGCTCAGCCGCACCTCTGCTTCTCTGCTCGGCgccctgtctctctctctctccctcgcggctTCCCTTCTCCCGAGTTTCCCCTGCCATGGCACGCCTGCTCCCTAGCTCGCCGCTCGCCTAGCCCAGCCACCCCTCCTCTCTTCTCCCTCGCGGTACCTCTCTGTTGGCGGACGTTTTCCCAGCCGTGGATCTCCTTGTGTGCCGCGCTCGTGCGTGTCCCAGCTTTTCCCTTTCCTGGCGCTCGTGCCCTGCTACTGCATCGGCTCTAGCTCGTTCCTATGGAGCCGGTCGCCCCTTcctgctcgcctaagccaagctcCCATGGCGCCGTTCTTCCCTGAGCTCCCTCACGTCGCGCCCCTGGCTCGGATCTCTTCCCTGCGCTCACCGTGGCTTCCTGCTGCAGCTCGCCCCAGCTCGGATCCGCTGCGAGCTCATCGGACCGCGTCCCTGGATCGCCCCAGCTTCCATGGCTGCTCGCGAATTCCCTCTGTTGGCCGCGTAGACCTCCTAGCCGCGGGCGGCTCTGGCCCAGGCTGCCGTCGCGCCCTCCCCTGCAAGCTGCCACGTCCTGGTGGCTGGTGTTCACTTACGTCGTCTCGACCTTCACCAGGTGCGCGTGCCGGCCATCGGCCTTGCCATGGCGCTTCGCTTCCCCCAGCAGCGCTCTCCTCCTCTACTCCAACCATAGCCGCGCCCCTCAGCTCGCCTGCACGTTTCTCTGCTCGCCGGCGCGCCCTTCCTGCTGCCTCACTCGGTCTTCGTCTCTGTCGCGCCGATCTGCGCTCGTCCGTGGCCGTCGAACACGCCCAGCTCCTTACTCGCCACGGCCTTGGTCGTCGCATCGCTGTGTGCAGCGGTGGCGTGGCGGGTATTGGTCGCGGGCATGGTCGGGGCGACGCAAGATCTGGGCACGCCGTCATTTCATTATGCCTAGCGTCGTGCCTTTTATGCCAGTCATCGATTTCTTATTCACCACAACACCGTCATCCCCTGCCGTGCC harbors:
- the LOC100381908 gene encoding uncharacterized protein LOC100381908, which produces MAPFFPELPHVAPLARISSLRSPWLPAAARPSSDPLRAHRTASLDRPSFHGCSRIPSVGRVDLLAAGGSGPGCRRALPCKLPRPGGWCSLTSSRPSPGARAGHRPCHGASLPPAALSSSTPTIAAPLSSPARFSARRRALPAASLGLRLCRADLRSSVAVEHAQLLTRHGLGRRIAVCSGGVAGIGRGHGRGDARSGHAVISLCLASCLLCQSSISYSPQHRHPLPCPGCRARCGRLWWSASSTVNSVNSHVHSLLFSTPRERNLGKSGC